Proteins co-encoded in one Desulfobacterales bacterium genomic window:
- a CDS encoding TetR/AcrR family transcriptional regulator, which yields MGSKKQALLEAATVLFATKGFRDTSMAELAKLTGTAGGTVFYHYKTKEDLYLAVLENVKELLVEEFDTYFREKAFPSGLDMMEGVIGFYLYQAGIHEFRFRLLHRHHPYDLAQVNPVCRQMLEEIYNCLTDIFERAIVIGKQDGSIVDSANRKTALIIFSMVDGVVRLNTYNLYHAATLINELIAATRRMLTSHPV from the coding sequence ATGGGAAGCAAAAAACAGGCATTGCTGGAAGCCGCTACCGTTTTGTTTGCTACGAAGGGGTTCAGGGATACTTCAATGGCTGAACTGGCCAAATTAACGGGTACGGCCGGCGGAACGGTGTTTTACCATTATAAAACCAAGGAAGACCTGTACCTGGCGGTTCTTGAAAACGTAAAAGAGTTGCTGGTTGAGGAGTTTGATACCTATTTCAGAGAAAAAGCCTTTCCATCCGGACTGGACATGATGGAAGGGGTCATCGGGTTTTATCTGTACCAGGCGGGAATCCATGAGTTTCGGTTTCGCCTGCTGCATCGGCACCATCCTTACGATTTGGCACAGGTCAATCCCGTTTGCAGGCAAATGCTGGAGGAAATTTATAATTGTCTTACGGATATTTTTGAACGGGCGATTGTTATCGGGAAACAGGACGGTTCCATTGTCGATTCGGCCAACAGAAAAACGGCGCTGATCATTTTCAGCATGGTGGACGGCGTGGTCCGGCTCAATACCTATAACCTTTATCATGCGGCGACCTTAATTAACGAATTGATCGCCGCCACGCGCAGAATGCTCACAAGCCATCCAGTTTAG
- a CDS encoding TolC family protein, which translates to MTRIRLQLLVFILSVSVYLFAWITPNVYAARDVTIAIIKDGPSFFLDQRIKGVVRELKSLASPSFNLRFKGIAGFNAQWQPDQIRLALLRALSDPSVDLVYAAGILVSEAAADSALMLNKPVVAGVGPESELAGLKGNDAGHSPKANLSFISFPNTVEEDIDSFQRLVGFSTLQVLMDRRIFSASKHVAAYIARIEREKNIQVTVVPVDDLAEPVLAALSNADAVLLTLFPRLSPEETQTLIDGINRLKIPSFSILGRPMVEKGVMAGRLPPVENRIQRRTALNMHQILLGEPVGHLTVNMALPMHLFLNIETANTIGFEANIATLVDQVEWVGEQKAISQTALSLEEAMRMAATENPEVAIAADQVAGADAVHKLAKSGLFPHIYNSVQYRQIDSDRAASALGNAPEQLTTLGAGLQQMIYSDDIITGFKAAGLRREATTWNFESVKLDQSEAAGKRFLQCLSAMALLRIETDNLAVTQKHLRLAQVRRQVGTAGPEELFRWEAEAAMRQSAVISARQTVEIAFEALNQSMGKDQALRWQPQDIDIGEDQSYFLGNRFHRVVKNMAGITQLAQFSTQTALENAPELAQIEKERLALNLELAQQQRRYFVPTVSAAAGYTYNLDKSGKGANFDIGFELPGLPSQDDHEWSLSLNLTLPLYEGGAKSADIQRAGAMLNRIHHIRQRTCRLLEQRARTAVFNLSQSWPNIFLNRKAAGQAAKNLERVQHLYAQGKLGITDLISAQNHHLLLEQASALAVYRYLTDLVAYQRAIAWFEFEKSGPEKEALLNRLSAFMSKNASSPEPFTEVRQGDLK; encoded by the coding sequence ATGACCCGGATCAGACTTCAGCTCCTCGTTTTTATTCTATCGGTGTCGGTCTACCTGTTCGCCTGGATCACTCCCAATGTATACGCTGCCAGGGACGTTACGATCGCCATTATCAAAGACGGCCCATCCTTCTTCCTTGACCAACGGATCAAAGGGGTTGTTCGGGAACTGAAAAGCCTCGCATCGCCTAGTTTCAATCTTCGCTTTAAGGGAATCGCCGGTTTTAACGCCCAATGGCAACCGGATCAAATTCGGCTGGCATTGCTACGCGCCCTGTCCGATCCGTCTGTGGATCTGGTCTATGCCGCCGGTATTCTGGTTAGCGAAGCCGCGGCCGACAGCGCATTGATGTTAAATAAGCCCGTGGTGGCAGGCGTTGGGCCGGAAAGCGAATTGGCGGGCCTGAAGGGAAATGACGCGGGGCATTCACCAAAAGCAAACCTTTCGTTTATCTCGTTTCCCAACACCGTGGAAGAAGACATTGATTCGTTTCAACGGCTGGTTGGGTTCTCAACCCTTCAAGTACTGATGGACCGCCGGATATTCTCCGCATCCAAACATGTGGCGGCGTATATCGCCCGCATTGAACGGGAAAAAAATATTCAGGTGACGGTGGTGCCGGTGGACGACTTGGCCGAGCCCGTTTTAGCGGCGCTTTCAAACGCAGACGCTGTTCTTCTCACCCTATTTCCCCGGTTATCGCCGGAGGAAACGCAAACCCTCATCGACGGCATCAACCGATTGAAAATTCCTTCGTTTTCCATTCTCGGCCGGCCGATGGTAGAAAAGGGCGTGATGGCCGGTAGGCTCCCACCCGTTGAAAACAGGATTCAACGCCGCACCGCGCTGAACATGCACCAAATTTTACTGGGAGAACCGGTCGGCCACTTAACTGTCAACATGGCGCTCCCCATGCACCTGTTTCTCAATATCGAAACGGCAAACACCATCGGATTTGAGGCGAACATCGCTACGCTGGTGGATCAGGTGGAATGGGTGGGCGAGCAAAAGGCAATCTCCCAAACGGCGCTCAGCCTGGAAGAGGCCATGCGCATGGCGGCCACAGAAAATCCCGAGGTCGCGATCGCGGCCGATCAGGTGGCGGGCGCCGATGCGGTGCACAAACTTGCCAAAAGCGGCCTTTTCCCCCATATTTACAATTCGGTTCAGTACCGGCAAATAGATTCGGACCGCGCCGCAAGCGCCTTGGGCAATGCCCCTGAGCAACTGACCACCCTTGGCGCCGGCCTTCAGCAGATGATTTATAGCGACGATATTATCACCGGGTTTAAAGCCGCCGGGCTGCGGCGCGAGGCCACCACATGGAATTTCGAATCGGTAAAGCTGGATCAAAGCGAGGCCGCCGGCAAACGATTTCTGCAATGTCTATCCGCCATGGCCCTACTGCGCATCGAAACCGACAACCTTGCAGTAACGCAGAAACATCTACGGCTGGCACAAGTGCGCCGTCAGGTGGGAACCGCCGGGCCCGAGGAACTCTTTCGATGGGAAGCTGAAGCGGCCATGCGCCAAAGCGCTGTGATCAGTGCCCGGCAAACCGTTGAAATCGCCTTTGAGGCCCTGAACCAGAGTATGGGAAAAGACCAGGCGCTGCGCTGGCAGCCGCAGGACATCGACATCGGCGAGGACCAATCTTATTTTCTGGGAAACCGCTTTCACCGCGTGGTGAAGAACATGGCCGGAATCACCCAACTTGCCCAATTCTCCACGCAGACGGCCCTTGAAAACGCGCCGGAGCTGGCGCAGATCGAAAAAGAACGCCTGGCCCTGAATCTGGAATTGGCCCAACAGCAACGCCGGTATTTCGTTCCCACCGTGTCGGCCGCTGCGGGTTATACCTACAATTTGGACAAATCGGGAAAAGGGGCGAATTTCGACATCGGTTTTGAGTTACCCGGCCTTCCCTCCCAAGACGATCATGAATGGAGCCTTTCTTTGAACCTGACCCTGCCATTGTATGAAGGCGGTGCCAAATCGGCCGACATTCAGCGCGCCGGCGCCATGCTGAACCGAATCCATCATATCAGGCAGCGCACCTGCCGTCTTCTGGAACAGCGTGCCCGAACCGCCGTGTTCAACCTTTCACAATCCTGGCCGAATATCTTTCTTAATCGAAAAGCAGCTGGGCAAGCCGCAAAAAACCTGGAACGGGTTCAACATCTTTACGCTCAGGGCAAGCTCGGCATCACCGATCTCATCAGCGCCCAGAATCACCACTTGCTGCTGGAACAAGCCTCAGCGCTCGCAGTTTATCGGTATCTTACGGATTTGGTAGCTTACCAGCGCGCCATCGCATGGTTCGAGTTTGAAAAAAGTGGGCCGGAAAAGGAGGCGTTGCTCAACCGGCTTTCCGCTTTTATGAGCAAAAATGCTTCCTCACCCGAGCCATTCACCGAAGTGCGTCAGGGAGACTTAAAATGA
- a CDS encoding efflux RND transporter periplasmic adaptor subunit: MSVFSMTRIAIFFLPLVLMPFISACEAQKPAPLAPVIRPIRTLTVGEANIDMPRSFSGITAAASDTQLSFRVSGKIDSLPVVIGMKVRKGDLIALLDSTDYTLSLNQARARLAQALAQLTQARAEYDRDRQLYEAEDISRSQMDRALAFFHSSRAQVTAAEETVNLAARQLEYTKLLAPLAGIISMVPVEAHQTVAAGQPIALLSAAGKLEMAVGIPESLIAMLHVGDTAQIVFDAFAGNVFDAVVIEVGIQATNAAVYPVRLQIQNGDERLRPGMVGESTFTFKTAKPFLTIPLEAVLSLPPGKRYVWIYREKTSDVTRREISVGKLTRSGIQVVTGLSSGDIIAIRGVHRLTEGMKVSLLSDTGAVNTQGVVQ, encoded by the coding sequence ATGAGCGTTTTCAGCATGACTCGCATCGCCATATTTTTCCTGCCCCTGGTGCTGATGCCTTTCATCAGCGCCTGCGAGGCACAAAAACCGGCACCCTTGGCCCCGGTAATTCGCCCGATCCGCACCCTTACGGTGGGGGAAGCGAATATCGACATGCCGCGCTCCTTTTCCGGCATTACGGCCGCCGCCTCGGACACCCAATTGAGTTTTCGCGTTTCGGGAAAAATAGATTCTCTGCCGGTTGTAATCGGTATGAAGGTTCGCAAGGGAGACTTGATCGCCCTTTTGGATTCAACGGATTACACCCTTTCCCTCAATCAAGCCCGCGCGCGCCTGGCCCAGGCCCTGGCCCAGCTGACGCAAGCCCGTGCCGAATACGACCGGGACCGGCAACTTTATGAAGCAGAAGATATTTCCAGAAGCCAAATGGATCGCGCGCTTGCCTTTTTTCACTCAAGCCGGGCGCAGGTGACCGCTGCCGAAGAAACCGTCAACCTGGCTGCCCGTCAGCTTGAATACACGAAACTCTTGGCGCCGTTGGCTGGCATCATCTCGATGGTCCCCGTAGAAGCGCATCAAACCGTCGCAGCGGGGCAACCCATCGCGCTGCTCTCGGCCGCGGGGAAGCTGGAGATGGCCGTGGGAATTCCCGAATCCCTTATCGCCATGCTGCACGTCGGCGATACGGCCCAAATCGTCTTTGACGCCTTTGCCGGAAACGTTTTTGATGCCGTGGTCATCGAGGTGGGCATTCAAGCCACCAATGCTGCCGTCTATCCGGTTCGGCTTCAAATTCAAAACGGGGATGAGCGGCTTCGGCCGGGCATGGTCGGGGAGAGTACCTTCACGTTTAAAACCGCGAAGCCGTTTCTGACCATCCCGCTGGAAGCGGTGCTGAGCCTGCCGCCGGGAAAACGCTATGTCTGGATTTATCGAGAAAAAACATCGGATGTCACCCGGCGGGAGATATCCGTGGGCAAGCTGACTCGATCCGGAATTCAGGTCGTCACGGGTTTATCGTCCGGGGATATTATCGCGATCCGGGGCGTCCACCGTCTCACGGAAGGTATGAAAGTATCCCTATTATCGGACACAGGGGCCGTGAACACGCAAGGAGTCGTCCAATGA